A genome region from Brachymonas denitrificans includes the following:
- the radC gene encoding RadC family protein, with protein MALHDLPHASRPRERLLQHGAAALGDVELLALLLRTGTAGRNVLVMAQDVLDACQGLAGLLHADARTLGQIKGLGGTAKRAELLAVMELARRAMAQQLQQRTLLNHPALVSHYLQAHLGNLPHECFAVLFLDSQHQLIQLETLFRGTLNQTSVYPREVALRALHHHAASVVLAHNHPSGQVQPSSADIALTRQLQQALALLDIRVLDHIIVARGQSLSMAEQGLMPAA; from the coding sequence ATGGCGCTCCACGACCTTCCGCATGCCTCCCGTCCGCGCGAACGCCTGCTGCAGCATGGTGCCGCAGCGCTGGGAGATGTCGAACTGCTGGCACTGCTGCTGCGCACCGGCACGGCCGGGCGCAACGTGCTGGTCATGGCGCAGGATGTGCTTGATGCCTGCCAGGGTCTGGCCGGGCTGCTGCATGCCGATGCGCGCACGCTAGGGCAGATCAAGGGCCTGGGCGGCACCGCCAAACGTGCCGAACTGCTGGCCGTGATGGAACTGGCGCGCCGGGCCATGGCGCAACAGCTGCAGCAGCGTACCCTGCTCAACCACCCGGCGCTGGTCAGCCACTACCTGCAGGCGCACCTCGGCAATCTGCCGCATGAGTGCTTTGCCGTGCTGTTTCTCGACAGCCAGCACCAGCTGATCCAGCTCGAGACGCTGTTTCGCGGTACGCTTAACCAGACCAGCGTCTACCCGCGCGAAGTGGCCTTGCGCGCGCTGCACCACCATGCCGCCAGCGTGGTGCTGGCGCACAATCACCCGAGCGGGCAGGTGCAGCCATCCAGTGCCGACATTGCCCTGACGCGCCAGTTGCAACAGGCGCTCGCCCTGCTCGACATTCGCGTGCTGGACCATATCATCGTGGCGCGGGGGCAGAGCCTGTCGATGGCCGAACAGGGCCTGATGCCTGCCGCCTGA
- a CDS encoding O-acetylhomoserine aminocarboxypropyltransferase, whose translation MPGYANPGFDTLALHAGATPDPATGARAVPIHLTTSFVFQDSDHAAALFNMERAGHVYSRISNPTNAVLEQRMAALEGGVGAIAVATGQAALHLIISTLMGTGSHIVASAALYGGSHNLLAYTLPRFGIETTFVPPGDLEAWRNAVQPNTKLFFGETVGNPGLDVLDIPAVADIAHAAGVPLAVDSTLTTPYLLKPLELGADIVYHSATKFLSGHGTVMGGVVIDGGRFDWEASGKFPELTEPYDGFHGMVFSEESSTGAFLLRARREGLRDFGAALSPHSAWLILQGLETLPLRMERHMANTEKVVQFLASHPFVTRVGHPLLESHPSHALAGKLLRHGTRGAGSVFSFDIAGNRAQGKVFIEALKLFSHLANVGDCRSLVIHPASTTHFRMDNEALAQAGITQGTIRLSIGLEDPDDLIDDLKRALKAAEKAGGQA comes from the coding sequence ATGCCTGGCTACGCCAACCCCGGCTTCGATACGCTGGCCCTGCACGCCGGCGCCACGCCCGATCCGGCCACCGGCGCGCGCGCCGTTCCGATCCACCTGACGACCTCGTTCGTGTTCCAGGACAGCGACCATGCGGCCGCGCTGTTCAACATGGAGCGTGCGGGGCACGTCTACTCCCGCATCAGCAACCCGACCAACGCCGTGCTCGAGCAGCGCATGGCCGCACTCGAAGGCGGCGTGGGCGCCATCGCCGTGGCCACCGGCCAGGCCGCGCTGCACCTGATCATCAGCACGCTGATGGGCACGGGCAGCCATATCGTTGCCAGCGCCGCGCTCTATGGCGGCAGCCACAACCTGCTGGCCTACACGCTGCCGCGCTTCGGCATCGAGACCACCTTCGTGCCGCCGGGCGATCTGGAAGCCTGGCGCAATGCGGTGCAGCCCAATACCAAGCTGTTCTTTGGCGAGACCGTGGGCAATCCGGGTCTGGATGTGCTGGACATTCCGGCCGTGGCCGATATCGCGCATGCGGCCGGCGTGCCGCTGGCGGTCGATTCCACGCTGACCACGCCCTATCTGCTGAAGCCGCTGGAGCTGGGCGCAGACATCGTCTACCATTCGGCCACCAAGTTCCTGAGCGGGCATGGCACGGTCATGGGCGGCGTGGTGATCGACGGCGGACGCTTCGACTGGGAGGCCTCCGGCAAGTTTCCGGAGCTGACCGAGCCCTATGACGGTTTTCATGGCATGGTGTTCAGCGAGGAAAGCAGCACCGGGGCCTTCCTGCTGCGCGCGCGCCGCGAAGGCCTGCGCGACTTTGGCGCGGCGCTCAGCCCGCACAGTGCCTGGCTGATCCTGCAAGGGCTGGAAACACTGCCGCTGCGCATGGAGCGCCATATGGCCAACACGGAAAAAGTGGTGCAGTTTCTGGCCAGCCATCCGTTCGTCACGCGCGTGGGCCATCCGCTGCTGGAGAGCCACCCCAGCCACGCATTGGCCGGCAAGCTGCTGCGCCATGGCACGCGCGGTGCGGGCAGCGTATTCAGCTTCGACATCGCCGGCAACCGCGCGCAGGGCAAGGTGTTCATCGAGGCGCTCAAGCTGTTCAGCCACCTGGCCAACGTGGGCGACTGTCGCAGCCTGGTGATCCACCCGGCCAGCACCACGCACTTCCGCATGGACAACGAGGCGCTGGCGCAGGCCGGCATCACGCAGGGCACCATCCGCCTGTCCATCGGCCTGGAGGATCCGGACGACCTGATCGACGATCTGAAACGCGCCCTGAAAGCGGCAGAAAAAGCAGGAGGCCAGGCATGA
- a CDS encoding gamma-glutamyltransferase family protein: MTQAMFRLAGVAAAAAVLAACAPLQAPSAAPAASTVPPNPEASSGWTSKPGWQWQRQAVAAANPLATQAGLEILRAGGNALDAAIAVQMVLGLVEPQSSGIGGGAFLLYDDGRTLQAWDGRETAPAGASETLFLGADGKALPFHEAVVGGRSVGVPGVVAMLEQVHRKQGSLPWKRLFEPAIRLAEAGFPVSARLHRLLSAEKYLRANDRTAASYFHGPDGQPWPVGHVLRNPEYAAVLRGIAGQGARYLMQGEVAQAMVRTVQGHAGNPGKLALSDLARYQPRQHPALCFDYEAVARRYAICGMPPPSSGTLAIGQILGILNHTQAAKLPLQQGQPSADWLHLYTEAARLAFADRAQYVADPDFVPAPGGSWQALLQPAYLQQRASLIQQGPQGRSMQTAQPGEAGGVRAAWAPMPAQPEYGTSHISVIDAQGRAVSMTTTIEDQFGARLMVNRGKGLAGGFLLNNELTDFSFTPTDAAGRPVANRVQPGKRPRSSMAPILVYAKRPDGSRGELLMSAGSPGGALIIHYVAKTLYGTLNWGLNPQRAIDLPNFGSINGPTLLEQKRFAPATIEALRKRGAEVREMDMTSGLQAIQKTPQGYFGGADPRREGVVLGD; encoded by the coding sequence ATGACACAGGCCATGTTTCGACTGGCAGGGGTTGCAGCAGCAGCGGCTGTGCTGGCTGCCTGCGCCCCATTGCAGGCGCCGTCCGCGGCACCGGCAGCCTCCACGGTTCCACCCAACCCTGAAGCCTCCAGCGGCTGGACCAGCAAGCCCGGCTGGCAATGGCAGCGTCAGGCCGTGGCGGCCGCCAATCCGCTGGCAACGCAGGCAGGGCTGGAGATTCTGCGTGCCGGCGGCAATGCGCTGGATGCGGCGATTGCCGTGCAAATGGTGCTTGGGCTGGTCGAGCCGCAATCCAGCGGCATCGGCGGCGGCGCCTTCCTGCTGTATGACGATGGCAGGACGCTGCAGGCTTGGGACGGGCGCGAAACTGCGCCGGCAGGTGCAAGCGAGACGCTGTTCCTGGGCGCCGATGGCAAGGCCCTGCCGTTCCATGAAGCGGTAGTGGGCGGGCGCTCGGTCGGCGTGCCTGGCGTGGTCGCCATGCTGGAGCAGGTGCATCGAAAGCAGGGCAGCCTGCCGTGGAAGCGCCTGTTCGAGCCGGCGATCCGACTGGCAGAGGCGGGCTTTCCCGTCAGTGCGCGCCTGCACCGGCTGCTGAGCGCCGAAAAATACCTGCGCGCCAACGACAGGACCGCCGCCAGCTATTTCCATGGCCCGGACGGCCAGCCCTGGCCAGTCGGCCATGTGCTGCGCAATCCCGAATATGCGGCCGTGCTGCGCGGCATTGCCGGTCAGGGCGCACGCTACCTGATGCAGGGCGAAGTGGCGCAGGCCATGGTGCGTACCGTGCAGGGTCATGCCGGCAATCCGGGCAAGCTGGCGCTGAGCGATCTGGCACGCTACCAGCCGCGCCAGCATCCGGCGCTCTGTTTCGATTACGAGGCCGTAGCACGCCGCTACGCCATCTGCGGCATGCCCCCGCCCAGTTCGGGCACGCTGGCGATCGGGCAGATCCTGGGCATTCTCAATCACACCCAAGCCGCGAAGCTGCCTCTGCAACAGGGCCAGCCGAGTGCCGACTGGCTGCACCTCTACACGGAGGCAGCGCGCCTGGCGTTTGCCGACCGCGCGCAGTATGTGGCCGATCCCGATTTCGTGCCGGCCCCGGGCGGCAGCTGGCAGGCCCTGCTGCAGCCGGCCTACCTGCAGCAGCGCGCCAGCCTGATCCAGCAGGGGCCGCAAGGGCGTTCCATGCAGACTGCGCAGCCGGGCGAAGCCGGTGGCGTGCGTGCCGCCTGGGCGCCCATGCCGGCCCAGCCCGAATACGGCACCAGCCACATCAGCGTGATCGATGCGCAGGGCCGCGCCGTCTCCATGACCACCACCATCGAGGACCAGTTCGGGGCACGCCTGATGGTCAACCGCGGCAAGGGGCTGGCGGGCGGCTTCCTGCTGAACAATGAGCTGACGGATTTCAGTTTCACGCCCACGGATGCCGCTGGACGCCCGGTCGCCAACCGCGTGCAGCCCGGCAAGCGGCCACGTTCCAGCATGGCGCCCATCCTGGTATATGCGAAGCGGCCGGATGGCAGTCGCGGCGAACTGCTGATGAGCGCGGGCAGCCCGGGCGGCGCGCTGATCATCCATTACGTGGCCAAGACGCTGTACGGCACGCTCAACTGGGGCCTGAATCCCCAGCGCGCCATCGACCTGCCCAATTTCGGATCGATCAACGGTCCCACGCTGCTGGAGCAGAAACGCTTCGCCCCGGCCACCATCGAGGCCCTGCGCAAGCGCGGCGCCGAGGTGCGCGAGATGGACATGACCAGCGGCCTGCAGGCGATCCAGAAAACGCCGCAGGGCTATTTCGGCGGGGCCGATCCGCGGCGCGAAGGGGTGGTGCTGGGAGACTGA
- a CDS encoding CBS domain-containing protein, with the protein MKVSDILRVKGNTLYTVHPDDSLLNALNVVVEKDIGALVVMEHGELAGMLSFREINIQLAKNGGSLGNSTVRAAMDDHPITCTPETALDEVRRMMLDHHARYIPVMEGKVLQGVISFYDVAKTVVESQNFENKMLKAYIRDWPAKDEEDAGVE; encoded by the coding sequence ATGAAAGTAAGTGACATTCTTCGCGTCAAGGGCAATACGCTGTACACGGTGCACCCTGACGATTCGCTGCTCAACGCGCTGAACGTGGTGGTGGAGAAGGACATCGGGGCACTGGTGGTGATGGAGCATGGCGAACTGGCAGGCATGCTGTCCTTCCGCGAAATCAACATCCAGCTGGCCAAGAACGGCGGCAGCCTGGGCAACTCCACGGTGCGCGCCGCCATGGATGACCACCCCATCACCTGCACGCCCGAAACCGCGCTGGACGAAGTGCGCCGCATGATGCTGGATCACCATGCCCGCTACATCCCGGTGATGGAAGGCAAGGTGCTGCAGGGCGTGATCAGCTTCTACGACGTGGCCAAGACCGTGGTGGAAAGCCAGAACTTCGAGAACAAGATGCTCAAGGCCTACATCCGCGACTGGCCGGCCAAGGACGAGGAAGACGCCGGCGTCGAATAA
- a CDS encoding class I SAM-dependent methyltransferase, with the protein MRPALTRHLPEIVPFAHGLLQRALQPGDIAIDATAGNGHDTLLLAQRVGDGGHVYAFDVQEQAISATRERLEAHGVAYRVSVIHAGHETVQQHVQQPVQAAVFNLGYLPRSDKQVTTQADSTIAALEGIWQLLQPHGLIVLVVYHGHAGGKQERSALEDYVCSLDPATVRVVRYALANVPNDPPYVLALEKLKQVSAC; encoded by the coding sequence ATGCGCCCTGCCCTCACCCGCCACCTGCCCGAGATTGTTCCCTTTGCCCACGGGCTGCTGCAACGCGCCTTGCAGCCGGGCGATATCGCCATCGACGCCACGGCCGGCAACGGGCACGACACGCTGTTGCTGGCGCAACGGGTGGGCGATGGCGGGCATGTGTATGCCTTCGATGTGCAGGAGCAGGCCATCTCGGCCACGCGCGAACGGCTGGAGGCACACGGCGTCGCTTACCGCGTCAGCGTGATTCATGCCGGACATGAAACCGTGCAGCAGCATGTGCAGCAGCCGGTGCAGGCCGCCGTGTTCAATCTGGGCTATCTGCCGCGCAGTGACAAGCAGGTAACGACGCAGGCCGACAGCACCATCGCGGCGCTGGAGGGCATCTGGCAGCTGCTGCAGCCGCATGGGCTGATCGTGCTGGTGGTGTACCACGGGCACGCCGGCGGCAAGCAGGAGCGTTCCGCGCTGGAAGATTACGTGTGCAGCCTCGATCCGGCTACCGTGCGCGTGGTGCGCTATGCGCTGGCGAATGTGCCGAACGATCCGCCTTACGTGCTGGCGCTGGAGAAGCTCAAGCAAGTTTCCGCCTGTTGA